Sequence from the Chitinophagaceae bacterium genome:
GATTTTGGTTTTCAACAGCCCATTCTTTTATAGTACTTACAGAGTCCAAGTGAGTAACAGATGCTCCGGCAGATATAGCAGATAAGGAGGAACCACCAGTATAAGCAAAGAGATTTAATATATTTTGAAACTTATGTGTAGTTATGGTATCGTAAAGAAAATTCCAATTTTCCGCTTGTTCGGGGAAAACACCTACGTGTCCAAAGTTTGTAAATTTCAATTTGAATATAAGCGATAGTTTTTTATAATGGTAAGGAAGTAACCATTCTTTTTTTTTGTTATAAAAAGTCCATCCACCTTCATTTTCATAGTTATTTTTTGTGTTTATATTTCGGGTGAATTTAGCATCTGCGAGTTGCTCCCATTTTTCTGCGGACATTCTTTTGTTCCAAAGTGCCTGAGGTTCAGGTCTAATAATAGTAAGATGTCCGAATCTTTCTATTTTTTCTTTATTTCCACTATCTATAAGTTCATATTCTTTCCAATTTAAAACTTTTAGGTTGGTCATAAAAATACTATTGGATTCTATTAAAATATTTTTTATCAGCCCAAATAGTTCCAAAAGGGATGATACCTAAAAAAACACATTTCCAAAATACTTTTGCATTCCAATTATCTGATTTAAAAAAAATATCCAAAAGAAGAATTATATATAAAATATAAAGTCCGCCGTGTATCTTTCCTATTATAATATTAGGTGTATACATATCAAATATATATTTGAGCGGTACTGTTATAAATAAAAGAATCATAAAAGAAAGTCCTTCTATAAATGCTATTATTCTAAATATCTTTATGAATAATTTTCTGTCTATTATGAACTCTAATATTTTATGTAGTCGCATTATATTACTGATTTAGATTGAAAAATATATTATGTTGAGGTATCAAGTATTTTTTTTTTTTTCCATTTCATGTTTTTTTCAGAGGTATTTTCTTTATTCTCATGAAATATAAGCGATGTTTTATAAATTTCATATCCTAATCCGGATAAAAGAGTGCCTAATAGTATCCATGAAAAGATTTTCATAATAGTATTACCTTGTAAATAAGAATCGGATTCAAAGGTAAAAGTTATAGTATGTTCTCCTTGTGGTATCTCTAAAGCTCTCAATACATAATTAACTCTCATTATAGGAATTTCTTGATCGTCTATTTTTGCTTTCCATCCTTCTGGGTAGTATATTTCTGAAAACACAGCAAATCTTTTTTCTGAGGTAGAAGATATATAAGTAATTTTATTCGGTTGATATTTTTGAAAGGAAATATTTCCGGTGGTATCGTATTCTGTTTGCAGAATAGGGTACTTATTCACATCTATGACAGCAGTTGTTTTTGTATCAATGGTACAGAGTGTTTTCATTTCTTCATCAGGAGTTGTTACAGGGACAAGTTTTTTTACAAACCAAACGGGACCATTTGCATTGTTATTTTTTATAACATCTTTATATTCTTCTCCCATCTGAAAGTATTTTGTATTGAGCATGTTTATAACAGGTAAAGATGTAAAATTATACTCTTGCGTTCTGATTATTCCTATACATCGGGCGTATTCTCTACTGAGACAATGTTCTATAAGGTCTTGATACCTTCTCAATTTAGCAGCACTGTAACCGCCTATAGAATGGTGATAGTAAGATGTATTTGCATCATTGAATGGGTTCGGTAGATATAATACGCGATAATAACTACTATCTAAAAGTATTTTTTTGTTAGCATCGGGAGTTATAACTGGGGCATTTGATGTAAAAGAATCTTTTTTTACAAATCTATCTGCTACTAATAAAACATCAAAAACAACTAGTGTAGTTATAGATAGAGTAGCTACTTGGATAGTGATTTTTTTTCTCCATAAGAAAAAAATAACGCATGCACTGAGTAATATGTAAAAAATAGTTCTAAAGGCATCCATCCGAAATAGGTATTTTCTATCTAATATCAATGCTTCTAAAAACCATTTTGGATATTCGTTTTCAGCGAGTTGCGTATCTACTTTTCCGGTATAACTGAATAATATTCCTATGCAAAGGAGTAATAAAGCAAATCCAGCGGTTAGTAGTACTGCTAATAAAAGATTGCGAATTTGTTTTTTTTCTATTTTTCTCCAATTTTGCTGAAAAGAAGCTAAAAATACTTCTTCCAATGCAATACATCCTCCTAATATGAAAAAGAAAATAGGTATTAGCATAGTAAAAGTAGGAGAACGAAATTTATTGTATCCAGGTAGATAATCAAACAAAAGAGAGTTAAGATAAAAATTGCTTCCCCAACTGAGCATTATACCTGCTAATATCATAAAAAACATCCACAAAAAATATACTCTTTGTGTTTTTTCAAAGAAGAAATGAAAAAAACCTTTATCTAAATATTCTTTTTTATAATCTACCTGATTTTTTAGAGATATATGGGATACGAATCCTAATACAAATAAGAATATAAAAATACATCCTGAGTAGTATGGTGCTGTGAGAGGTTGATTTCCCCAATATGTAGGTGCATTTTCTAATAGAGCATTTGCTTGTGAATCTGGTATTTCATACTCTTTCATTTTTTTTCCCAAATATGATTTTTTATCTAGACTTTGTTGAGATGATCCTCCTAATATATTCGGAATAAATAAAACTATCGGTTCTATTATTCCGTTACTGTATTGGAATGCATATTCTTTATCTAAGCCTTCTCCTGTTCGTCTTTCTTGAATTTGTTCTTGCAATTCTGCCTTGCCTCGTATGGAATATTTATTGTACTCATAAATAGTAAAAAGTTTCCCCGCAGAGGTTCCTAATCCTATACATGCTCCTATGAGCAATAAAATACTTATTTTTAAGAATAGAAAAAGTTGTTTTCGAGATAGAAATATAAAAAATTCTACAATACAATAGGTTAATACAATAAATAAAAGATAATAAGTTATTTGAATATGCGCAAATGCTATATGTAATGCCATTGCTACCGATGTTATTGCTACTCCCATCCATATTTTTTTTTGATAAGCAAAGTGTAATCCAGCTAGAACAAGAGGAACAAAGGCTATAGCACCTATTCTAGAATTATGCCCTCCGAAAAAACCTATCACATTGTAGGAACTGAAAGTAAATCCTATTGCACCTATAATAGCAATATAAGGTCTTATTTTAAATGAGAGTAAAAGTATATAAAACGATAGTAGTGAGAATATAAAAATTCTTACAGGATGGGATAAACCCATACCGTAGTATTCATAGAGTGCCATGACTATATCGTTATACCATTTAATAGATATAAGATAGGATGGCATGCCAGAAAACATACTATTTGTCCATAGTGATTGTTCGGATAGGGGTTTATTAGCATTAAATTCATTGAGTTCTCTTGCACTATTTCTGTATTGTTGTATATCGTGTTGATTTATTTGTTTTTCATTAAATAATGTTTCTCTAAAAAAAATGAGGGTTAATACATAAAATATTAAAATCGCAATTGTATGCGGGAGCATTTTTTGTATTATTTTTTTTTTATTCATTTTTAGTGCGGGTTAGTTATTTTTTATATTATTTTTAAAAGTAATTTTTTTTTCTTTTACAGGTTTGGGTATTTCGTTTATAATAAATGTATCGGGGTTAGAATGTTTATCTATCGCCATTTTTATTGCTTTACCAAATGCTTTTATTATAGATTCTATTTTATGATGTTCGTTATGTCCTTCTGCTTTTATATTAAGGTTACAGTCTGATGCATCGGAAAAACATTTAAAAAAATAAAAAAATAATTCGGTAGGCATTTGTCCTATTTTTTCACGTCTAAATTCTGTGTCCCATACAAGCCATGGACTTGTTCCAAATTCTATAGCTACTTGTGCCAAACAATCATTGACGGGGAGCATAAATCCGTAATGGTTATTATTCACTTTTCCTAATGCTTTTTTAAATGCTTCTCCCAATACTAGTGCTGTACTTTCGACTGTACTATGCTCATCTACATTTAGATTTCCTATTATACTTATGTATAAATCACAAGAAGAATATTCTCCAAATTGTTCTAATAAAAAATCTAAAAAACCTATACCTGAATTTATATTTGTTTTTCCTGCGCCATCTAAGTTGAGTGTAATAGTTATATCTATATCTTTATTTTCTTTATGTA
This genomic interval carries:
- a CDS encoding YfhO family protein; the protein is MNKKKIIQKMLPHTIAILIFYVLTLIFFRETLFNEKQINQHDIQQYRNSARELNEFNANKPLSEQSLWTNSMFSGMPSYLISIKWYNDIVMALYEYYGMGLSHPVRIFIFSLLSFYILLLSFKIRPYIAIIGAIGFTFSSYNVIGFFGGHNSRIGAIAFVPLVLAGLHFAYQKKIWMGVAITSVAMALHIAFAHIQITYYLLFIVLTYCIVEFFIFLSRKQLFLFLKISILLLIGACIGLGTSAGKLFTIYEYNKYSIRGKAELQEQIQERRTGEGLDKEYAFQYSNGIIEPIVLFIPNILGGSSQQSLDKKSYLGKKMKEYEIPDSQANALLENAPTYWGNQPLTAPYYSGCIFIFLFVLGFVSHISLKNQVDYKKEYLDKGFFHFFFEKTQRVYFLWMFFMILAGIMLSWGSNFYLNSLLFDYLPGYNKFRSPTFTMLIPIFFFILGGCIALEEVFLASFQQNWRKIEKKQIRNLLLAVLLTAGFALLLLCIGILFSYTGKVDTQLAENEYPKWFLEALILDRKYLFRMDAFRTIFYILLSACVIFFLWRKKITIQVATLSITTLVVFDVLLVADRFVKKDSFTSNAPVITPDANKKILLDSSYYRVLYLPNPFNDANTSYYHHSIGGYSAAKLRRYQDLIEHCLSREYARCIGIIRTQEYNFTSLPVINMLNTKYFQMGEEYKDVIKNNNANGPVWFVKKLVPVTTPDEEMKTLCTIDTKTTAVIDVNKYPILQTEYDTTGNISFQKYQPNKITYISSTSEKRFAVFSEIYYPEGWKAKIDDQEIPIMRVNYVLRALEIPQGEHTITFTFESDSYLQGNTIMKIFSWILLGTLLSGLGYEIYKTSLIFHENKENTSEKNMKWKKKKILDTST
- a CDS encoding class I SAM-dependent methyltransferase produces the protein MTNLKVLNWKEYELIDSGNKEKIERFGHLTIIRPEPQALWNKRMSAEKWEQLADAKFTRNINTKNNYENEGGWTFYNKKKEWLLPYHYKKLSLIFKLKFTNFGHVGVFPEQAENWNFLYDTITTHKFQNILNLFAYTGGSSLSAISAGASVTHLDSVSTIKEWAVENQNLSHLPNNIRWIVDDVVKFVKKEITRGKKYDGIILDPPAYGRGVNGEKWILEEHLGELLTLCHQLLQKNKNFLLLNTYSVGISSIVGKTLIESIYNPNNVEYGELSIVSRTKQEIPFGTFTRFVTLS
- a CDS encoding DUF3817 domain-containing protein, yielding MRLHKILEFIIDRKLFIKIFRIIAFIEGLSFMILLFITVPLKYIFDMYTPNIIIGKIHGGLYILYIILLLDIFFKSDNWNAKVFWKCVFLGIIPFGTIWADKKYFNRIQ